A region of the Pseudarthrobacter oxydans genome:
GCAGGACTCGGCTCTGGAGGTGAGGGGACAGTGGAACGGACCCCTCCCAGCCGTGCGCCGGGAGCTCTGGCCGCTTTCCTGGGCCGCTGGCGGGGGAGTACCCGGTTCGCCCCCGGTCCTTGGGGGCCCGAACGGACCGTCGACGCCGAGGTGACCTACACCCCGGTGGCTGGCGGATCTGCCGTCGTCCAGAGCTACCGCCACCTGGAACCGGACGGGACGCATTCCGAAGGCCACGGGATCTTCACTGTCGACCCGGATCACCAGGATGTTTTTTGGTACTACGTGGATAATGCGGGCCCGGCACCTGTAGCCGCCGCCCGCTGCACGTGGCATGACGGCGCCCTTAGGGTGGAACGCCGGGGCGGTGCCGGGTGGACCCGCCATACGTTGCGCGTCGACGGCAACGTACTCACCCACATCACGGAGCTACGAACCCGTGGCGGCAAGACCACAAGCACCACAACGGACGGGTCCGGCGGGGACGACGGGACCGTCCCGGCCTATGTTCCCTTCATGACGTCGTCGTTCCAGCGGAGCTGACGCGGTCAGACGAAGCACACCAAAATGACTGCTGATCCAGATGGCGGCAGATTCAGTCAGGTTCAAAGCGACGTCACCAGTGCACCAAGCCCCACTCCCACTCTTTGAGCGGGTCCTCGGGCAGTTTCGGGGGCATGGCGTAGAAGTCGACCCATACAGAATCCTCTTGCGAAAAGACCTCGGGATCCACAAAGTTGTCGCCCACTGGATCTTCAAGCGGAAGTTCCGCCGGCTGGAGCCCCGGGGGTTCAGCGGCAAGGAGTCCAGGCGGCCAGTGGGGTGGTTCCCAGTCGTGGTGTTCGGCTTTGTAGTGGCGGCCGGTGGGTGAGGTCCAGCCGGGTGGCTGGGTTTTGGTGCCGGGGGTGGGTTTCCAGCGGCTGTTGTGTTTGAGGCGGTGGTGTTTGGGGCAGAGTTGGGCCAGGTTGCTGATTCCGGTGGTTCCGCCGTGGTGCCAGGCCTGGAGGTGGTCTGCCTCGTTGTCCGAAGTCCGGTTGTTGCAGCCGGGGAAGGTGCATTTTCCGTCGCGGAGGCGGAGTGCTTGTTTCATGGCTTTGGTGAGGCGGTAGCTGGTACGGCCGATTTCCAGGGATGCACCGTCCCGCGGGTCCACCAGGACGCGATGGAACGAGGCGGCGCCGTCAGCGACGAGTTTGCGGGCCATGGAAGCGGGAATGGGCCCGTAGCCGTCCAGGTTTGCGGGTTCGTCGGTGAGGCCGAGGAGTGAGAACACCGGGACGGTGACCAGGACGTCCGCCTTGGGCACCGGAACGTCGGCAAGATCGGCGCACGCGCTGTTGACGTCAGTGGCAGCGCCGGCAGAGGCCTCCCCGACAGTTCGTCCCGCGGCATCTGTGCGGATGGTTGCGGCATCTGCTTGGTCATTGACGGAAAGGAAAGCCAGCCCTACAGGGGCGTCGGTGCCCTCTACAGTGCTGTGTTCCACCGTGCCGGTTTTACCTGGGGTGCTTTCCTGTGCGTGGCTAAGGGCTGGTCCTGCGCTGAGGAGCAGGTGGGCGGCGACGTCGGGCCGCAGTTGCGTGAGCGTCCGGGGCTCATTGGGGCCTTGGAGTCCGCGGGCGAGGGCGGTGGTGCGGTTCCAGATGGCGGATGCGGTGCTGCCGGGCAGGTAGAAGCGAGAGCCAGGCCATGCCGTCACGGTCCGGGGCGTATTCCATCCGCCGGTCCGCGGCACATTTGCTGTGGCGTTTCTCAAGGGTCTCGGGATGGTGGCGTTCACGCCAGCCGCGGACCTTGGCGCGGAACCGGTTAGGTACGAGTTCACCGGCGGCGGCTCCGCGGGCGGGCTTGGGTGCGTCGGGGTCGAGGAAGTGCGCAACGAGGGCGGCGGCGCCGGTAGGGCCAAGGGCATCGGTTTCGTCGACGAGGATTTTCGCGTGCTGCCAAGTGATGGTCCCGGCCGCCAGGGCGTCCATGGCCAAGGGCAGGGTGGCAAGTTGGCGGGCCTGGGTGACGAGGGCCCCGGCGGCGGGGGAGCTGAGGGCCAGGACCCCGGCGATTTCCTCAACCGCCGACATCTCGGCGTAAGTCCGTTCGTGCACGGGCGCGTCCGGCGGGGTCATGGCGTGCTGGATTCCGACGGCCTCTGCCGCGTCCCCGGCCTTTACGGCGGCGATCTGCGCCTCGAGTTGCTTCGCCACGGCCATCCGCTCCAGGCGGAGCTCATAGCGGCGCTGCAGCACATCAACCCCGGCGGCGGCACCACCGCCGGCTTCCAGGACGGAATCTTCGAGAAACAGCGCATTCAGGCGGGAGGTGGAGGCCTGAATGCCCTCCATCGCTGGTGCCGTGCCCGCGCCGTTTCCCATGGAAACATCCTCTAACGGGGGTCTGACATTTTGCGGGTGCCAAGCAGAGGAGAACTCTCCTAGCCCCCGGCGAACGGAGGCAGCACATCCACTACGTCGTCGGCCTCCAACACAACCGAATGATCGCGCACGGCGACTTCATTGAGGAGGAAGCTGCTCCGGGACAGGATGCGGGGCAGCGGAGGAGTGCCGGTGGGCGGTTCAGGGCGCTCGACAGCCAGGACAGCCTCCAAGAGATCCGCAACAGTGGAACCCGCCGCCAGGTCGAAGCGCTCTTCCTCGACGCCGGAGGCAGCGCGTGCGGCAGCGAAGTAACGTACGTTCAAAAGTTTCAGCCCCCGATGGCGCTCATGCTGCGGTCCGGCTGGACGAAGTCCGGAGCATCGAGTCCCACGTGGTCCATTCCGTGGGCTTTGGGCTTAAGCCACATGGCGTCCTGCCAGCGCTGGGCGAGTTCGCCGTCGCTGGCTCCCGAACGCAGGAACCCCAGCAAATCAATCTCTTCCCGGGAGAAGAGGCAGCTCATGATCTTGCCCTCGGCGGTGATCCGGGTCCGGCGGCAGTCTGAACAGAACGGTTCCGTCACGGAGGCGATGATCCCCACCGTGCCCAGGGCCGGGCCGGACAAAACGTCGGAAACAGACCCGGCCTCCCGCCGTCGTACTTCAAAGCGCTCCGCCGGGGCGCCGTCACGGGCGCGGGGGTCGGGGCTGAGGACAAAGTCGGACGAGAGCAGCCCACGGATCTCGGCGGCCGTGATCATGTTCCGACGCGTCCAGCCATGGTCTGCGTCGAGCGGCATCTGCTCGATGAACCGCAGCTCGTAGCCGCGCTCCAGCGCCCATGCGAGCAATGACGGCGCCTCGGCATCGTTGATACCGCGCATCAGGACGGCGTTGAGCTTGACGGGGCCAAGACCTGCCGCCCATGCGGCATCCACCCCGGCCAGCACCTGGTCCAGGAACGGCCGGCGGGTCAGCTGGGTGAAGGTTTCCTCGTGCAGCGAATCCAGGGACACGTTGATCCGGGTCAGGCCGGCCGCCTTCAATGCAGCGGCTTTCTTCGCCAGCCCCACACCGTTGGTGGTCATTGAAATGGGCAGCCCGGGATGGTTCCGGCGGAGTGAGGCAATGATGTCAACCAGATCGTGCCGCACCAGCGGTTCGCCACCGGTCAGGCGCAATTCGCGCACACCCAGCTGGTCCACGCCGATCCGCACGATCCGCACGATTTCCTCCGCGGACATCACTGCCTGCTTGGCGAGCCATTCCAAACCCTCGGCGGGCATGCAGTACGTGCAGCGGAGATTGCATTTGTCCGTCAGGGACAGCCTCATGTCCGTGGCCCGGCGGCCGTACCGGTCCACGAGTCCGGCAGCAGCGCCGGCGGGGCGGGCCGCCGGGACGGACGGCAGCGCTGCGCCCGCTTCCTCCCGTGGCTGCGGCATGCCTAGCTGGACACTCATGGATTCAGGCTACGCCACGATGGGCTCTGCATCACACCCGGGACGGTGCGGGCAGGGCAAACAGAATGTGTGGCCGGCAACGGGGACGCGGGTATCCGGCGAATCTATGCTGGAGATGTGGACAGCTCCCAGCCAGGGCAGGCAACGCACGACGGCGGGACACGGCTTCCGGAGCGCCCGGCGCCTTCCCTGCGGCATGGACGTGGGCGCGAGCAGCGGAGTGGGCATGGGCAGGCGCTACGGCGCCGCGCGTGGCTGGCAGCCGCGGCGGGTGCGGTCGCGGTGGGCAGCGCCCTGGTCCTGGGGGAACTCTTGGCAGCGGTGTTCAGTCCGTCGCTGTCACCTGTGACTGCTGTGGGCGGTGCCGTCATCGATGCCGTTCCTCCCGGTGTCAAGGACTGGGCTGTGGCAGTGTTCGGGACAGCGGACAAAGTTGCCCTCCTGGCGGGCATGGCGCTGGTCATCGCCGGATTCGCGGTGCTGGCAGGGGTCGTGGAGGACCGGCGGCGCTACGCCGGCGCCGCCATGGTTGGCGTCTTTGGCCTGGCCGGCCTTGCGGCCGTCCTGACCCGTGCCCAGGCCAATGCCAACGCAATGAGCCTGGCGGTGTTCACCGCCGTCGTGGCGGTCGTCCTGCTTCGGTTCCTGGTCCGCATGCTTCAGGAGTGGGGGAGCCAGGCAGCGGAGCCCGCCCCAGCCGCGACGCCCGCCCCAACCCCGACCCCCGCCTTAGCAACTCCCGCCCCGGCCCGCCGCCGCTTCCTGCAGGCTTTGGCCGGGGGAGCCGCATTCACGGCAGTCGGCGGCGTGCTCGCGGCAGCCTGGCGCGGTGCCGCCGCCGTCGTCAGCGAGGCCCGGGGCCGCGTGGCCCTGCCGGCTCCCGCGTCAGCGGCTCCGGCCATACCGGCAACTGCCGAGGCTGGAGTCGAGGGCATCACCCCGCTGGTCACCCCGAATGCCGACTTTTACCGCATCGATACCGCACTGTCCGTTCCCGCCGTCGATCCCGCCACCTGGGTCCTGAGGGTCACGGGAATGGTGGACACGGAGGTTGAGCTGTCCTTCGCCGATCTCCTGGCCAAACCCCTGGTTGAACGCCATGTCACCCTCGCCTGCGTGTCCAACAACGTGGGCGGCGACCTTATCGGCAATGCGCGCTGGCTCGGCTGGCCGGTCCGCGAGCTCCTGGCACTGGCAGGCCCCCGGCCCGGCGCGGACATGGTCCTGTCAAGGAGCGCCGACGGCTGGACCGCAGGAACGCCCCTTGAGGTGCTCAGCGACAGCAGGGATGCGCTGCTTGCCATTGGAATGAACGGCGAGCCGCTGCCCCTTGAGCACGGCTTTCCCGTGCGGCTGGTGGTGCCCGGACTCTACGGCTACGTCTCCGCCACCAAATGGGTCACCCAACTCAAGGTCACCAGGTTCGCGGATGACGTCGCCTACTGGACACCCCGAGGCTGGTCGGAGCGGGGTCCCATCAAGACCTCCTCGAGGATCGATGTGCCGCGTGGCGGCCGCCCCGTGAAGGCGGGAAGGGTGCTGTTCGGAGGCGTGGCCTGGGCGCAGCACACCGGCATCGGGAAGGTGGAGCTGAGGGTGAACCGGGGCGCGTGGCAGCAAGCTGAACTGGCGGAAGGAATCTCCCGGGACACCTGGTACCAGTGGAAGCTGGGATTGGACCTGACGGAAGGGCAATACGAAATCCAGGTCAGGGCAACGGACCTCTCCGGCCAAGTCCAGGACGAGCAGAGCCGCCCTGCCGCCCCCAACGGAGCCACCGGGCTCCACACCATTAGAGTGGACGTGAAACCCTGAAGGCTGACACTGAAGGCGGAACCATGACCAGCCCGCAACCGCATGGAACGCCTGTAGACCAGGCACTGCACCGTTCCCCGCACCACGCACGGTCCGTGGCTGGCCATGTGGCCGCCGTCGAAGATCTGTTGCGGCCCTTGCGGTCACCGGAGCGGACGGAGCGCCTGCCGCTGCGTGAGGCCCTGGGCCGGGGCCTGGTCGACGACATCCCGGCTCCCATCAGCCTGCCGCCCTTCCCCAACTCCCAGATGGACGGCTACGCCGTCCGCTCCGCTGACCTACCCGACGGCGGCGGAGAGCTGCGTGTTATGCCTCCCGTCCCCGCCGGTGCCAGTCCGGACGGACTAAAGCCTGGCATGGCCGCGCCGATCATGACGGGAGCTATGCTCCCGGACGGAGCCGACGCCGTCGTCCCCATCGAGCGGGCCGTTCCGGACCGGTTCCTGCCGCCCGCCGCGCAGGCAGCGGAACAAGCAACGGTGCGTCTGCCCCCGGCAGCGCCCGGAACGTTTGTGCGCGCAGCAGGCAGCGACGTCCTTGCCGGGGAGACGGCCTTGGCAGCCGGTACTTTCCTGGGGCCGGCCCAGCTGGGACTGTTGGCGGCACTGGGGATCCCGGACGTGACGGTCTACAAGGCTGTGACGGTCCTGCTGGTGACCACGGGCGACGAGGTGGTGGAGCCCGGCCAGGAGCTCCCCGCCGGCAAGATCTACGACTCCAATGGCACCCTGCTGGAAGCGGCCATGACGCAGGCGGGGCTGGTGGTCCGGCGGGCAGGCATTGCCACGGACAACCCGGACGCGCTGCGGGCGCTGCTGCGGGCCGAAGGCAGCGCGGCGGACCTGATCGTCACCACCGGAGGGGTCAGCAAGGGCGCCTACGAGGTAGTCCGGCAGGCCATGGAGGACCAGCCGGTGGAATTCCTCCATGTGGCAATGCAGCCGGGGGGCCCGCAGGGGATCGGCAGCTTCGACGGGCGTCCCTTCCTGGGCTTCCCCGGCAACCCTGTCAGCTGCCTGGTGTCCTTCGAGATGTTCCTCCGCCCGGTGCTTGCGGGTTTGCTGGGGACGCCCGCACCCCGCCTGCCCCTCCGCGCCCGCCTCGCCCACCCGCTCACGTCTCCCGAACACAAGCACCAGGTCCGCCGGGGAACGTTGCAGTCCGACGGGACGGTGGAGCTGCAGGGCGGGGAAAGCTCACACCTGATGCACGCGCTCGCGGGTTCCAACGTGCTGGTTCACGTCCCCGAAGGAGTGGCCGCGCTCGCGGCCGGTGCGGAGGTGGAAGTATGGATGCTGTGAATGCAGAACAAACCCCGGCCGCGCTGACGCACCTGCGCCAGGACGGCAGCGCCCAGATGGTGGACGTGTCCGCCAAAGCCGAAACCACCCGCGAGGCCACCGCCACCGCCACGGTCCACACCACCTCGGAGGTGATGGACCTGCTCGGCTCGGGCGGACTGCCCAAGGGGGACGCCCTGGCCGTGGCACGGGTTGCCGGGATCATGGCGGCCAAGAAGACCCCGGAACTGATACCGCTGTGCCATCCGCTTCCGCTGTCCAGGGTCACCGTGGACTTCGAACTTGGCGCCGCGACGGTTTCGATCCTCGCCACCGTGAAGACCCGCGGCGTCACCGGCGTGGAGATGGAAGCCCTCACGGCAGTCTCCGTTGCGGCGCTGAGCGTTTACGACATGATCAAGGCCGTGGACAAGCACGCTGTCCTGACCGACATCAAGGTGCTGGCCAAGAGCGGCGGCAAGAGCGGGGACTGGGCACTGTGACTACTCCCGGCACCATCAATGCCCCCGAGCCGCACCGGCACGGCGACGTGCAGGGCCGGAAGGCCGGCGTCGTGATCGCCTCCACCCGCGCTGCGGCCGGCATCTACGACGACGAAACCGGCCCCGTGATTACGGACTGGCTGACCGAACACGGCTTCGACGTGTTCCCGGCCATGGTGGTCCCCGACGGCGAGCCCGTGGGCGCAGCCATCCGCGCGCTCCTCACCCAGCACCCCGCCGTCGTCATCACCAGCGGCGGGACAGGCCTCAGCCCGGACGACCGCACCCCGGACGTCACCCTTCCGCTGCTGGACCGCGAGATTCCCGGCATCATGGAGGCAGTTCGCCGCGCCGGTGCCGCGAAGACCCCGCTGGCGGCCCTGAGCCGCGGCTATGCCGGCGCGGCCGGCAGTACCTTCATCATCAACCTGCCCGGATCACCCAAAGGGGTCATGGACGGACTGACCGTCCTGGACCCCGTGATCGGGCACCTCTGCGACCAGCTGGAAGGCGGACATGGGCACTGAAGCAGTTTTCGAGGTAGTCAACGCCGTCCTGAGCGCGGAGCCAATCTCCGTTGACCAGGCCATTGCGGCAGTGGAGAGCGACACTGCGGGGGCAGTGGTCAGCTTCAGCGGCGTGGTGCGGAACCACGACGGCGGCAAGCCGGTTGAGCGGCTCAGCTACAGCGCGCATCCCACGGCACACCAGGTGATGGCCGACGTCGTCGCGCGCCTTGCCGGGGAACAGGCCGCCGGAAGCGGAGACAGCAGCGTGCCCCCGCAGCCGGTGCGGATTTGGGCGGCGCACCGGATCGGCATGCTGGAGATCGGCGATCCGGCGCTGGTGTGCGCGGTGTCCGCAGCCCACCGGGGCCAGGCCTTCGCCGTGTGCTCTGAGCTGGTGGACCGGATCAAGGAACAGGTGCCCATCTGGAAGGAACAGTTCTTTACTGACGGCACGGTGGAGTGGGTCGGCGCCGGCAGCTGAGGCGTCCGCTGGTGCCGGCCGGCACCATGCTTCCTGCGAGGTAACGCACAGTCCCTGGTTCCTGTGCGGCGCGGCCCCACCGGTAGGCTTAACGGCATGACCGAACAACTCCCTGCTCCCTTGCCCGTTGCCGTGCTGGGCGCGAACGGGCGCATGGGCGCCGAAGCCGTAAAAGCCATTGAAGCCGCACCGGACATGAAGCTGGTGGCGGCCCTGGGACGCGGCGATTCGCTGGACCAGATCACGGCTGCCGGTGCCCGGTTCGTGGTGGACCTGACGGTTCCGGAAAGCACCGAAGCGAACGTCCGGTTCGCCGTCGAACACGGCATCC
Encoded here:
- a CDS encoding DUF1579 domain-containing protein; this encodes MERTPPSRAPGALAAFLGRWRGSTRFAPGPWGPERTVDAEVTYTPVAGGSAVVQSYRHLEPDGTHSEGHGIFTVDPDHQDVFWYYVDNAGPAPVAAARCTWHDGALRVERRGGAGWTRHTLRVDGNVLTHITELRTRGGKTTSTTTDGSGGDDGTVPAYVPFMTSSFQRS
- a CDS encoding MoaD/ThiS family protein, with translation MNVRYFAAARAASGVEEERFDLAAGSTVADLLEAVLAVERPEPPTGTPPLPRILSRSSFLLNEVAVRDHSVVLEADDVVDVLPPFAGG
- the moaA gene encoding GTP 3',8-cyclase MoaA; the protein is MSVQLGMPQPREEAGAALPSVPAARPAGAAAGLVDRYGRRATDMRLSLTDKCNLRCTYCMPAEGLEWLAKQAVMSAEEIVRIVRIGVDQLGVRELRLTGGEPLVRHDLVDIIASLRRNHPGLPISMTTNGVGLAKKAAALKAAGLTRINVSLDSLHEETFTQLTRRPFLDQVLAGVDAAWAAGLGPVKLNAVLMRGINDAEAPSLLAWALERGYELRFIEQMPLDADHGWTRRNMITAAEIRGLLSSDFVLSPDPRARDGAPAERFEVRRREAGSVSDVLSGPALGTVGIIASVTEPFCSDCRRTRITAEGKIMSCLFSREEIDLLGFLRSGASDGELAQRWQDAMWLKPKAHGMDHVGLDAPDFVQPDRSMSAIGG
- a CDS encoding molybdopterin-dependent oxidoreductase, producing the protein MVLGELLAAVFSPSLSPVTAVGGAVIDAVPPGVKDWAVAVFGTADKVALLAGMALVIAGFAVLAGVVEDRRRYAGAAMVGVFGLAGLAAVLTRAQANANAMSLAVFTAVVAVVLLRFLVRMLQEWGSQAAEPAPAATPAPTPTPALATPAPARRRFLQALAGGAAFTAVGGVLAAAWRGAAAVVSEARGRVALPAPASAAPAIPATAEAGVEGITPLVTPNADFYRIDTALSVPAVDPATWVLRVTGMVDTEVELSFADLLAKPLVERHVTLACVSNNVGGDLIGNARWLGWPVRELLALAGPRPGADMVLSRSADGWTAGTPLEVLSDSRDALLAIGMNGEPLPLEHGFPVRLVVPGLYGYVSATKWVTQLKVTRFADDVAYWTPRGWSERGPIKTSSRIDVPRGGRPVKAGRVLFGGVAWAQHTGIGKVELRVNRGAWQQAELAEGISRDTWYQWKLGLDLTEGQYEIQVRATDLSGQVQDEQSRPAAPNGATGLHTIRVDVKP
- the glp gene encoding gephyrin-like molybdotransferase Glp, whose protein sequence is MTSPQPHGTPVDQALHRSPHHARSVAGHVAAVEDLLRPLRSPERTERLPLREALGRGLVDDIPAPISLPPFPNSQMDGYAVRSADLPDGGGELRVMPPVPAGASPDGLKPGMAAPIMTGAMLPDGADAVVPIERAVPDRFLPPAAQAAEQATVRLPPAAPGTFVRAAGSDVLAGETALAAGTFLGPAQLGLLAALGIPDVTVYKAVTVLLVTTGDEVVEPGQELPAGKIYDSNGTLLEAAMTQAGLVVRRAGIATDNPDALRALLRAEGSAADLIVTTGGVSKGAYEVVRQAMEDQPVEFLHVAMQPGGPQGIGSFDGRPFLGFPGNPVSCLVSFEMFLRPVLAGLLGTPAPRLPLRARLAHPLTSPEHKHQVRRGTLQSDGTVELQGGESSHLMHALAGSNVLVHVPEGVAALAAGAEVEVWML
- the moaC gene encoding cyclic pyranopterin monophosphate synthase MoaC; the protein is MDAVNAEQTPAALTHLRQDGSAQMVDVSAKAETTREATATATVHTTSEVMDLLGSGGLPKGDALAVARVAGIMAAKKTPELIPLCHPLPLSRVTVDFELGAATVSILATVKTRGVTGVEMEALTAVSVAALSVYDMIKAVDKHAVLTDIKVLAKSGGKSGDWAL
- a CDS encoding MogA/MoaB family molybdenum cofactor biosynthesis protein, translated to MTTPGTINAPEPHRHGDVQGRKAGVVIASTRAAAGIYDDETGPVITDWLTEHGFDVFPAMVVPDGEPVGAAIRALLTQHPAVVITSGGTGLSPDDRTPDVTLPLLDREIPGIMEAVRRAGAAKTPLAALSRGYAGAAGSTFIINLPGSPKGVMDGLTVLDPVIGHLCDQLEGGHGH
- a CDS encoding molybdenum cofactor biosynthesis protein MoaE — its product is MGTEAVFEVVNAVLSAEPISVDQAIAAVESDTAGAVVSFSGVVRNHDGGKPVERLSYSAHPTAHQVMADVVARLAGEQAAGSGDSSVPPQPVRIWAAHRIGMLEIGDPALVCAVSAAHRGQAFAVCSELVDRIKEQVPIWKEQFFTDGTVEWVGAGS